In Callospermophilus lateralis isolate mCalLat2 chromosome 18, mCalLat2.hap1, whole genome shotgun sequence, one DNA window encodes the following:
- the Klk7 gene encoding kallikrein-7 isoform X2, translating into MEGSLLPSLLILLLSLALGTAGQDDQGDKSGDKIIDGFPCERGSHPWQVALLKNSQLHCGGVLLDERWVLTAAHCRMSEYNVHLGSDRLGDKSAQKIRASKSFRHPGYSTKTHANDLMLVRLNSRARLSSKVKKVDLPSSCEPPGTTCTVSGWGTTTSPDVTFPAALMCSDVQLISSKDCKKVYKDLLGKTMLCAGVPDSKTNTCNGDSGGPLVCKGTLQGIVSWGTFPCGQPNDPGVYTQVCKFTSWIKETMKRYR; encoded by the exons ATGGAGGGATCCCTTCTCCCGTCCTTGCTAATTCTACTGCTGTCCTTAGCCCTGGGGACTGCTGGACAGGATG ATCAGGGTGACAAGAGTGGGGACAAGATCATCGATGGCTTCCCGTGTGAAAGAGGCTCCCACCCGTGGCAGGTGGCCCTGCTCAAGAACAGCCAGCTGCACTGCGGGGGCGTGCTGCTCGACGAGCGCTGGGTGCTCACGGCCGCCCACTGCAGGATGAG TGAGTACAACGTGCACTTGGGCAGCGATCGGCTGGGGGACAAGAGTGCCCAGAAGATCAGGGCCTCAAAGTCCTTCCGACACCCCGGCTACTCCACCAAGACCCACGCCAACGACCTCATGCTTGTGAGGCTGAACAGCCGGGCCAGGCTGTCGTCAAAAGTGAAGAAGGTCGACCTGCCCTCCAGCTGCGAGCCCCCGGGCACCACATGTACTGTCTCTGGCTGGGGCACCACCACCAGCCCCGATG TGACCTTTCCAGCAGCGCTCATGTGCAGTGATGTCCAGCTCATCTCCTCCAAGGACTGCAAGAAGGTTTACAAGGACCTCCTGGGGAAAACCATGCTGTGTGCTGGTGTCCCTGACTCCAAGACCAACACCTGCAAC GGTGACTCAGGAGGACCATTGGTGTGCAAAGGTACCCTGCAAGGTATAGTGTCCTGGGGAACTTTCCCTTGTGGCCAACCCAATGACCCAGGTGTCTACACCCAAGTCTGCAAGTTTACCAGTTGGATAAAAGAGACCATGAAAAGGTATCGCTAA
- the Klk7 gene encoding kallikrein-7 isoform X1: protein MEGSLLPSLLILLLSLALGTAGQDDQGDKSGDKIIDGFPCERGSHPWQVALLKNSQLHCGGVLLDERWVLTAAHCRMRQYNVHLGSDRLGDKSAQKIRASKSFRHPGYSTKTHANDLMLVRLNSRARLSSKVKKVDLPSSCEPPGTTCTVSGWGTTTSPDVTFPAALMCSDVQLISSKDCKKVYKDLLGKTMLCAGVPDSKTNTCNGDSGGPLVCKGTLQGIVSWGTFPCGQPNDPGVYTQVCKFTSWIKETMKRYR, encoded by the exons ATGGAGGGATCCCTTCTCCCGTCCTTGCTAATTCTACTGCTGTCCTTAGCCCTGGGGACTGCTGGACAGGATG ATCAGGGTGACAAGAGTGGGGACAAGATCATCGATGGCTTCCCGTGTGAAAGAGGCTCCCACCCGTGGCAGGTGGCCCTGCTCAAGAACAGCCAGCTGCACTGCGGGGGCGTGCTGCTCGACGAGCGCTGGGTGCTCACGGCCGCCCACTGCAGGATGAGGCAG TACAACGTGCACTTGGGCAGCGATCGGCTGGGGGACAAGAGTGCCCAGAAGATCAGGGCCTCAAAGTCCTTCCGACACCCCGGCTACTCCACCAAGACCCACGCCAACGACCTCATGCTTGTGAGGCTGAACAGCCGGGCCAGGCTGTCGTCAAAAGTGAAGAAGGTCGACCTGCCCTCCAGCTGCGAGCCCCCGGGCACCACATGTACTGTCTCTGGCTGGGGCACCACCACCAGCCCCGATG TGACCTTTCCAGCAGCGCTCATGTGCAGTGATGTCCAGCTCATCTCCTCCAAGGACTGCAAGAAGGTTTACAAGGACCTCCTGGGGAAAACCATGCTGTGTGCTGGTGTCCCTGACTCCAAGACCAACACCTGCAAC GGTGACTCAGGAGGACCATTGGTGTGCAAAGGTACCCTGCAAGGTATAGTGTCCTGGGGAACTTTCCCTTGTGGCCAACCCAATGACCCAGGTGTCTACACCCAAGTCTGCAAGTTTACCAGTTGGATAAAAGAGACCATGAAAAGGTATCGCTAA
- the Klk6 gene encoding kallikrein-6, giving the protein MDLKKTLMVALTLVAAAWAEEQNKLVHGGPCEKTSHPYQAALYTSGHLLCGGVLIHPQWVLTAAHCKKPKLQVYLGKHNLRQRENSQEQSPVVRAVAHPGYNAATHDQDIMLLRLEYPVKLSEWIQPLPLEKNCLANHTSCHILGWGKTADGDFPDTIQCAYIHLVPPEECERAYPGQVTPNMVCAGDEKYGKDSCQGDSGGPLVCGNRLRGLVSWGNVPCGSKEKPGVYTDVCRYTHWIRKTIQAK; this is encoded by the exons ATGGACTTGAAGAAGACACTGATGGTGGCGCTCACCCTCGTGGCTGCAG CCTGGGCAGAGGAGCAGAATAAGTTGGTCCATGGTGGACCCTGTGAGAAGACATCTCACCCCTACCAAGCTGCCCTCTACACCTCGGGCCACCTGCTCTGTGGTGGGGTCCTCATTCACCCGCAGTGGGTCCTCACAGCTGCCCACTGCAAAAAACC AAAGCTGCAAGTCTACCTGGGGAAGCACAACCTCCGGCAAAGGGAGAATTCACAGGAGCAGAGCCCTGTCGTCCGGGCTGTGGCCCACCCTGGCTACAACGCTGCCACCCATGACCAGGACATCATGCTGCTGCGTCTGGAATACCCTGTCAAACTCTCTGAATGGATCCAGCCCCTGCCGCTGGAGAAGAACTGCTTGGCCAACCACACCAGCTGCCACATCCTGGGCTGGGGCAAGACCGCGGATG GCGACTTCCCCGACACCATCCAGTGTGCATACATCCACCTGGTGCCGCCCGAGGAGTGCGAGCGGGCCTATCCTGGCCAGGTCACCCCCAACATGGTGTGCGCAGGCGACGAGAAGTACGGGAAGGATTCCTGCCAG GGTGATTCTGGGGGTCCGCTGGTATGTGGAAACCGCCTGCGAGGCCTTGTGTCCTGGGGTAACGTACCATGTGGATCAAAGGAGAAGCCAGGAGTCTACACAGACGTCTGCAGATATACCCACTGGATCCGGAAAACCATTCAAGCCAAGTGA
- the Klk5 gene encoding kallikrein-5, with product MATTGPPWMWTLGTLISALILSITEPILANNVSCDNPPTAESSGSNQFLAAEEGEDSRSGDSSSRIVNGSDCEKDTQPWQGALLLGPNKLYCGAVLVNPQWLLTAAHCRKPVYRVRLGHHSMSPVYESGQQMFQGIKSIPHPGYSHPGHSNDLMLIKLNRKIRSTNAVKPIKIASTCPSAGTRCMVSGWGTTSNKQHDFPKVLQCLNITVLSDERCKKAYPRQIDETMFCAGDEAGRDSCQGDSGGPVVCDGVLQGLVSWGDYPCAQPNRPGVYTKLCQFSKWIEDTIKCNS from the exons ATGGCTACAACAGGACCCCCCTGGATGTGGACTCTGGGTACCCTGATCTCAGCCCTGATTCTAAGTATCACAG AGCCTATTCTTGCAAATAATGTTTCCTGTGACAACCCCCCCACCGCCGAGTCCTCTGGGAGCAACCAGTTCCTCGCAGCCGAGGAAGGGGAGGACTCCCGGTCGGGTGACAGCAGCAGCCGCATAGTGAATGGGTCAGACTGCGAGAAGGACACTCAGCCATGGCAGGGCGCGCTGCTGCTGGGGCCCAACAAGCTCTACTGCGGGGCGGTGCTGGTGAACCCGCAGTGGCTGCTCACTGCTGCCCACTGCAGGAAGCC AGTCTACAGAGTTCGTCTCGGCCACCATTCCATGTCCCCGGTCTATGAATCTGGGCAGCAGATGTTCCAGGGAATCAAGTCCATCCCCCACCCTGGCTACTCCCACCCTGGCCACTCCAACGATCTTATGCTCATCAAACTAAACCGAAAGATCCGTAGCACGAATGCAGTCAAGCCCATCAAAATAGCCTCCACCTGCCCGTCCGCCGGCACCAGGTGCATGGTGTCTGGCTGGGGAACCACCAGCAACAAACAAC ATGACTTCcccaaggtcctccagtgcctgaACATCACCGTGCTCAGTGACGAGAGGTGCAAGAAGGCCTACCCGAGACAGATAGACGAAACCATGTTCTGTGCCGGCGACGAGGCCGGCAGAGACTCCTGCCAG GGTGATTCTGGGGGACCTGTGGTCTGTGACGGCGTCCTGCAGGGGCTCGTGTCCTGGGGAGATTACCCCTGTGCCCAGCCCAACCGGCCTGGCGTCTACACCAAGCTCTGCCAGTTCAGCAAATGGATTGAGGACACCATCAAGTGCAACTCCTGA